The Verrucomicrobiota bacterium genome segment ATCCCCAACTTTCTAAAGGCCGCACAAAACGCGGACCTGGTGATTGGTTCCCGCTATGCCAAGGGCATCCGGGTCATCAACTGGCCGCTGAGCCGCCTGCTCTTGAGCATGGGGGCGGCCAAATATGTGCGGATCATCACCGGCATGACCATCAGTGACCCCACCGGCGGGTTTAAATGTTTCCGTCGGCACGCCTTGCAGCGGATTGATCTGCATGGCGTCCGGTCCAACGGATACAGTTTTCAAATTGAGATGTCCCATAAACTGTGGCGGCACGGTCTGCGCATCGCGGAGGTGCCGATCATTTTCACCGACCGGTTCATGGGCAGTTCCAAAATGTCCCGCAAAATTGTTTACGAAGCCATCTGGATGGTCTGGCAATTGTGGCTGCAGAACGGATTGCGCCGTTCCCCGCGAAAACCGAAGGACTGAGTTTTTTAAAACTGGCCCGATAAGAACAGGCTGGCATTGCCGACCCTGACGATTTAGACTGCCCCCTACTATGAAACAAACGATGCACTTGAGTCTTTGCCTGGGCGCCCTGTTGGGGGGCCTGCTATCCGCCGTCGCCAGCGACCTTATCGCGCCGGGCGCCAAACTGGAGAAACTCAGCGACGGATATAAGTTCACCGAGGGACCCGCCACCGACAAGGAGGGGAACGTGTATTTCACCGATCAGCCGAATGACCGGATCGTAAAATACGATGCCGCCACCGGCAAATTCGAGACCTTCATGCAACCGTGCGGACGGGCCAACGGCATGCGGTTCGATGCCCAGGGAACGCTGATTGCCTGCGCGGATGAAAAGAACGAATTATGGGCCATTGATGTCAAGACCAAGGCAACCACGGTGCTGGTCAAGGAGTACCAAGGCAAACTGCTCAACGGTCCCAATGACGTATGGACTCAGTCGGACGGCAGCCTGTATTTCACCGATCCGTTCTATTTCCGAAAGGATTATTGGAAACGCCCGAACACCAAGGAGCAGGACGGCGAACATGTCTATTACCTGAGCGCAGACCGCAAGCAGTTAACCCGGGTAACCGATGATCTGGTGCAGCCCAATGGCATCATTGGCACGCTGGATGGCAAAATACTGTACGTGGCGGACATCAAAGCAAAAAAAACCTACGCGTACGATATTCAACCACAGGGGAAACTGCTTAATAAACGCCTGCATTGTGAATTGGGCTCGGATGGCATGACCATTGATCGGGAGGGGAACCTGTATTTGACTGGCAAAGGCGTGACGGTCTTCGACAAAACCGGCAAACAAATCGAGCACATCGAGGTGCCGGAACGCTGGACCGCCAACATCACGTTCGCGGGGAAAGGCAAGGATTTACTGTTCATCACCGCCAGCGGTTCGGTGTACGGGATCAAGATGCGCGCCAAAGGCATCTTTTAAGGCGCTTTTCATGGAATCCGGGATTGACACCCGCAGCCGGCGTTTTACCCTATGAATCATGACTGTGCGATAAATCCCGGCGCTAGGGTTCGGGATTTTTATCCGCTCAATGTTAAATATATTTTATGGCTAATACAATTTTAGTGGGTGCCCAATGGGGCGACGAAGGCAAAGGCAAAATCATTGATGTGCTCACGGAGCAAGCGGACATCGTGGTCCGCACACAGGGCGGCAACAATGCCGGCCACACGGTATTTCTGGGCAAAGATAAGTATGTGCTGCACCTGATTCCCTCCGGGATTCTGCGCCCCGGCAAACGCTGCGTCATCGGCAACGGCGTGGTGGTGGACCCCGTTGGCTTGGTGGCGGAAATTGACGGACTCGCCAAACTCGGCGTGAAGGTAACGGAGAAGAATCTCTTTTTGAGCGACGCCGCCCACGTAGTCATGCCGTATCATCGCGAACTGGACGCCCAGCGCGAGGTGCAAAAGGGCAAAAACAAGATTGGCACCACCAAACGCGGCATCGGCCCCGCCTACGGAGACAAAGCGGCGCGCGTCGGCATCCGCATGGGCACGTTGGTCAACCCGGAGCGTTTTGCCGCGACGCTCAAGCTGCGAATCGCGGAAAATAACGCCGTACTGAAAGCCATGGGCGCGAAGCCGCTTTCATACAAGCAGATGCATGATGAATACCGGGCTGCTGGTGACCGCCTCAAGCCGTTTGTCACCAATACCGTTATTTTACTGAATGAAGCCATGGGTAAGCGAGCCAACATGCTGTTCGAGGGCGCGCAGGGCACTTTCCTGGATATTGACCACGGCACCTATCCCTTTGTCACTTCCTCCAATACCACTTCTGGCGGTGCCAGCACCGGTTCCGGCGTTGCGCCCAACCGAATGGATACCGTGGTGGGCGTGATGAAAGCCTACACCACCCGGGTGGGTGAAGGACCGTTGCCCACCGAGAACGCCGAGATTGCCGATATGCTCCACGGCATGGGCCGGGAATTTGGCGCCACCACCGGACGCGCGCGCCGTTGCGGTTGGTTTGATTCCGTGGCCACCCGCCATGCGGCGATGGTGAATGGCATTGACCTGCTGGCCGTCACCAATATTGACGGGCTGGACAC includes the following:
- a CDS encoding SMP-30/gluconolactonase/LRE family protein, whose translation is MKQTMHLSLCLGALLGGLLSAVASDLIAPGAKLEKLSDGYKFTEGPATDKEGNVYFTDQPNDRIVKYDAATGKFETFMQPCGRANGMRFDAQGTLIACADEKNELWAIDVKTKATTVLVKEYQGKLLNGPNDVWTQSDGSLYFTDPFYFRKDYWKRPNTKEQDGEHVYYLSADRKQLTRVTDDLVQPNGIIGTLDGKILYVADIKAKKTYAYDIQPQGKLLNKRLHCELGSDGMTIDREGNLYLTGKGVTVFDKTGKQIEHIEVPERWTANITFAGKGKDLLFITASGSVYGIKMRAKGIF
- a CDS encoding adenylosuccinate synthase, which encodes MANTILVGAQWGDEGKGKIIDVLTEQADIVVRTQGGNNAGHTVFLGKDKYVLHLIPSGILRPGKRCVIGNGVVVDPVGLVAEIDGLAKLGVKVTEKNLFLSDAAHVVMPYHRELDAQREVQKGKNKIGTTKRGIGPAYGDKAARVGIRMGTLVNPERFAATLKLRIAENNAVLKAMGAKPLSYKQMHDEYRAAGDRLKPFVTNTVILLNEAMGKRANMLFEGAQGTFLDIDHGTYPFVTSSNTTSGGASTGSGVAPNRMDTVVGVMKAYTTRVGEGPLPTENAEIADMLHGMGREFGATTGRARRCGWFDSVATRHAAMVNGIDLLAVTNIDGLDTLDVIKVCVAYRYGSERLDYMPNDIEVLAQCQPIYAEFPGWKTPTTEAKTWKDLPAKTRAYLKALAELTGAKLMIASVGPARAQTIFV
- a CDS encoding polyprenol monophosphomannose synthase, whose product is MSEKTLVVVPTYNERENLPPLVQRLLNLPVKVDLLVVDDNSPDGTGKLADELAAKHPEVHVLHRQEKSGLGRAYCAGFAWALERDYEFIMEMDADFSHNPEEIPNFLKAAQNADLVIGSRYAKGIRVINWPLSRLLLSMGAAKYVRIITGMTISDPTGGFKCFRRHALQRIDLHGVRSNGYSFQIEMSHKLWRHGLRIAEVPIIFTDRFMGSSKMSRKIVYEAIWMVWQLWLQNGLRRSPRKPKD